In Streptomyces capitiformicae, one genomic interval encodes:
- a CDS encoding NAD(P)-dependent oxidoreductase yields the protein MTDRLKLTVSVLGTGIMGAAMARNLARAGHSVRAWNRTRDKAEPLAADGAHIAETPAEAVRGADVVLTMLYDGAAVRDVMREAAPGLRTGGTWVQSTTVGIEAVAELADLAREHGLVFYDSPVLGTRRPAEDGQLTVLAAGPTSGRETVTPVFDAVGARTVWTGEDGAAGTATRLKLVTNSWVLAATNAAGEVLALSKALGVDPRSFFEVIEGGPLDMGYLRAKSALILDDGLSPASFAVATAAKDARLIVEAGQQHGLRLDVAAAGAERFARAAAQGHADEDMAAAYFASFEEEPTERPAKAGE from the coding sequence ATGACCGACAGGCTCAAGCTCACCGTAAGTGTCCTGGGCACCGGCATCATGGGTGCCGCGATGGCCCGTAACCTGGCCCGCGCCGGCCACTCCGTACGGGCGTGGAACCGTACCCGTGACAAGGCCGAGCCGCTCGCCGCCGACGGCGCGCACATCGCCGAGACCCCCGCGGAAGCGGTGCGTGGCGCCGATGTCGTACTGACCATGCTGTACGACGGCGCCGCCGTGCGGGACGTGATGCGCGAGGCGGCGCCCGGTCTGCGTACCGGGGGCACGTGGGTGCAGTCCACCACCGTCGGCATCGAGGCCGTCGCCGAACTGGCCGACCTGGCCCGCGAACACGGGCTCGTCTTCTACGACTCCCCCGTCCTCGGCACCCGCCGGCCCGCGGAGGACGGGCAGTTGACGGTCCTGGCCGCCGGACCGACCTCGGGGCGGGAGACGGTGACGCCCGTCTTCGACGCCGTGGGAGCCCGTACCGTCTGGACCGGCGAGGACGGCGCGGCGGGCACCGCCACCCGGCTGAAGCTCGTGACCAACAGCTGGGTGCTCGCCGCCACCAACGCGGCCGGCGAGGTCCTCGCCCTGTCCAAGGCCCTCGGCGTGGACCCGCGGTCCTTCTTCGAGGTCATCGAGGGCGGCCCCCTCGACATGGGCTACCTGCGCGCCAAGTCCGCCCTCATCCTGGACGACGGGCTCTCCCCGGCCTCCTTCGCCGTGGCCACCGCCGCCAAGGACGCCCGCCTCATCGTCGAGGCCGGACAACAGCACGGGCTACGCCTCGACGTGGCCGCCGCCGGCGCCGAACGCTTCGCCCGCGCCGCGGCCCAGGGCCACGCCGACGAGGACATGGCGGCCGCGTATTTCGCCAGCTTCGAGGAGGAGCCCACCGAGAGGCCCGCGAAGGCGGGGGAATGA
- a CDS encoding DinB family protein yields MPTPDAKADLLFYLQSARDSLLWKLDGLSEYDIRRPMTPTGTNLLGLVKHAAGVELGYLGDTFGRPHGEPLTWQAADAEPNSDMWATPDESREWITDLYRRAWAHSNATVDALPLDTIGTVPWWPDDRDKTTLHHILTRVIADTQRHAGHADILRELIDGAVGMNETNTSLPPGDSAWWTEYRNRLESAAQQASRTE; encoded by the coding sequence ATGCCCACCCCAGACGCCAAGGCCGACCTCCTCTTCTACCTCCAGTCCGCCCGGGACTCCCTGCTGTGGAAACTCGACGGGCTTTCCGAGTACGACATCCGGCGCCCCATGACGCCGACCGGCACCAACCTCCTGGGCCTGGTGAAGCACGCGGCCGGCGTCGAACTGGGCTACCTGGGCGACACCTTCGGCCGCCCGCACGGCGAACCGCTGACCTGGCAGGCGGCCGACGCCGAGCCCAACTCGGACATGTGGGCGACCCCCGACGAGTCACGCGAGTGGATCACCGACCTCTACCGCCGTGCCTGGGCCCACTCGAACGCCACCGTCGACGCACTGCCCCTGGACACGATCGGCACCGTCCCCTGGTGGCCCGACGACCGCGACAAGACGACCCTCCACCACATCCTCACCCGCGTCATCGCCGACACCCAACGCCACGCGGGCCACGCCGACATCCTCCGCGAACTCATCGACGGAGCCGTGGGCATGAACGAGACCAACACGAGCCTGCCGCCGGGCGACTCCGCGTGGTGGACGGAGTACCGGAACCGGCTGGAGAGCGCGGCCCAGCAGGCGTCTCGTACGGAATAG
- a CDS encoding serine hydrolase: MHKYIKVAAGVIALMALVPTAASAVTGGREGAGAACTSDGNEPTGRLLAKRIEKDINEALRGRDSVASVALYDRKTGIACAYDENRQQDAASVIKPVILGALLFHSKGPLTGEDDTLARKMITASDNAAATTLWKKLSDLTNPSAPNPVKIQEFLDAAGMKNTILDKEGFWGLSQVTAADQLQLLKVFTDNSDTGAPVLPQEARAYALDLMNHVQSDQRWGAPAGAPQNAVVHVKNGWLRRSNNPGVDPYDRLDWKVNSMAAFTGDDYDYGLVVLTENNRVPDGHPAESGWIYGIGTIEGVARAVHHDLFPEQSSSRRLQLTPQNLVKQLKLQPHQPR; this comes from the coding sequence GTGCATAAGTACATAAAGGTGGCGGCTGGCGTGATAGCCCTCATGGCCTTGGTGCCGACTGCGGCATCCGCAGTGACTGGCGGTCGGGAGGGTGCCGGGGCCGCATGCACCTCGGATGGCAACGAGCCGACTGGACGCCTCCTGGCCAAGCGCATCGAGAAAGACATAAACGAGGCCCTGAGGGGCCGCGACAGTGTGGCGTCGGTTGCACTCTACGACCGCAAAACCGGTATTGCTTGCGCATACGACGAGAACAGGCAGCAGGACGCGGCAAGTGTGATAAAGCCAGTCATCCTGGGTGCGCTGCTGTTCCACAGCAAGGGCCCTCTGACCGGTGAGGACGACACTCTTGCCAGAAAAATGATCACTGCTTCGGACAATGCTGCAGCCACGACTCTCTGGAAAAAACTTTCGGACCTGACGAATCCGTCCGCCCCGAACCCTGTTAAGATTCAGGAATTTCTCGACGCGGCGGGAATGAAAAACACCATCCTCGACAAGGAAGGCTTCTGGGGTCTCAGTCAGGTCACCGCGGCGGATCAGCTTCAACTTCTGAAGGTGTTCACTGACAACAGTGACACAGGAGCGCCGGTGCTCCCCCAAGAGGCACGCGCCTACGCGCTGGACCTCATGAATCACGTCCAAAGTGACCAGCGATGGGGAGCCCCGGCAGGAGCTCCCCAGAACGCTGTCGTCCATGTCAAGAACGGCTGGCTGCGGCGCTCCAACAATCCTGGTGTAGACCCCTACGACAGGCTTGACTGGAAGGTGAACAGCATGGCTGCATTCACTGGTGACGACTACGACTACGGGCTTGTTGTCCTCACGGAGAACAACAGAGTCCCTGATGGCCATCCGGCAGAATCAGGGTGGATTTACGGGATAGGCACCATTGAAGGAGTCGCTCGCGCAGTTCACCACGATCTGTTCCCGGAGCAGTCGTCTTCCCGCCGCCTCCAGCTCACCCCGCAGAATCTGGTCAAGCAGCTCAAGTTGCAGCCCCACCAGCCCAGATGA
- a CDS encoding CopG family transcriptional regulator, which yields MTIPADLLDEIRGEAAERGLSAYVADALRFKRDRDRLRELSDWLQEEHGPLSEAERTAAFEELEDLDAEHERRRPAGKHDAGEAA from the coding sequence GTGACGATCCCCGCGGATCTCCTGGACGAGATCCGTGGGGAGGCGGCGGAACGGGGCCTGTCGGCGTACGTCGCCGACGCCCTGCGTTTCAAGCGCGACCGCGACCGGCTACGGGAACTGTCCGACTGGCTGCAGGAGGAACACGGCCCCCTCAGCGAGGCGGAGCGCACGGCAGCGTTCGAGGAGCTGGAGGATCTCGACGCCGAGCACGAGCGCCGCCGCCCCGCTGGAAAGCACGACGCCGGAGAGGCCGCGTGA
- a CDS encoding PIN domain-containing protein, producing the protein MKKRAGEYGQRPLRVFVLDCEALSLAVRGDRKMIAWLDLAAGGEAEVVTSPMTLVEAYDGRTTEQRWDWVLSRLKVADIGKDEARQARRLLADAKLHGHEYAIDAVLAVLARQQKGQVTVFTSDVDDLEQLVPDSIVVKKV; encoded by the coding sequence GTGAAGAAGCGGGCCGGTGAGTACGGGCAGCGGCCACTGCGCGTCTTCGTACTCGACTGCGAAGCCCTGTCCCTGGCCGTACGAGGCGACCGGAAGATGATCGCCTGGCTCGACCTCGCGGCCGGAGGCGAAGCCGAGGTGGTGACGTCTCCGATGACGCTGGTCGAAGCGTACGACGGCAGAACCACCGAGCAGCGCTGGGACTGGGTGCTCTCCAGGCTCAAGGTCGCGGACATCGGAAAGGACGAGGCCCGTCAGGCCCGCCGCCTCCTGGCCGATGCCAAGCTGCACGGCCACGAGTACGCGATCGACGCCGTACTCGCTGTCCTCGCACGCCAGCAGAAGGGCCAGGTCACCGTCTTCACCTCGGACGTGGACGACCTGGAACAGCTGGTTCCGGACTCGATCGTCGTCAAGAAGGTATGA
- a CDS encoding VOC family protein: MDLTIHASFLPHDDPDAALAFYRDTLGFEVRGDVGHGGTRWITVGPADQPGTSVVLTPPAADPDLTDDERDTIAEMMAKGTYAGIVLATADVDATFDRLQARDADVVQEPIDQPYGVRDCVFRDPAGNWIRIQQSR, encoded by the coding sequence ATGGACCTCACCATCCACGCGAGCTTCCTTCCGCACGACGACCCGGACGCCGCCCTGGCCTTCTACCGCGACACCCTCGGCTTCGAGGTCAGGGGCGATGTCGGGCACGGCGGGACGCGCTGGATCACGGTCGGCCCGGCCGATCAGCCGGGCACGTCCGTCGTCCTGACGCCGCCCGCCGCCGACCCCGACCTCACCGACGACGAGCGCGACACCATCGCCGAGATGATGGCCAAGGGCACCTACGCCGGCATCGTCCTCGCCACCGCCGACGTCGACGCCACCTTCGACCGGCTCCAGGCCCGCGACGCTGACGTCGTCCAGGAGCCGATCGACCAGCCGTACGGTGTCCGCGACTGCGTCTTCCGCGACCCGGCCGGCAACTGGATCCGCATCCAGCAATCGCGCTGA
- a CDS encoding TauD/TfdA dioxygenase family protein encodes MSIDDIGIDTERPGDGLDVRPASGHIGADIHGVDLSGPLDDRTIAGIRAALLRWKVVFFREQKLDHAGQIAFARRFGEPIRLRSRGSYSPTEYPEIETTADRKELGSKHGMDQDEWLERRRHSTLRGWHGDHTARIDPPALTLLRAERVPPYGGDTTWTNLATAYAGLSEPVRRFADDLRAEHRLGVGYLARSGPDPYLRHLQDHQVASVHPVVRVHPETGERVLYVNPYYVENIVDVTRAESRLLLEMFVEQVTRPEYTVRFRWEPGSVALWDNRATLHLAPNDTAHLDFPRIMHRVMVAGEPPVGVDGTPSTSLVGAPLHASDR; translated from the coding sequence ATGAGCATCGACGACATCGGCATCGACACAGAACGGCCCGGCGACGGGCTCGACGTACGGCCGGCCTCCGGGCACATCGGCGCCGACATCCACGGCGTCGACCTCTCCGGCCCCCTGGACGACCGGACGATCGCGGGGATCCGTGCGGCGCTGCTCCGCTGGAAGGTCGTGTTCTTCCGGGAGCAGAAGCTGGACCACGCCGGGCAGATCGCGTTCGCGCGCCGCTTCGGCGAGCCGATACGGCTGCGTTCGCGGGGCTCGTACTCGCCGACCGAGTACCCGGAGATCGAGACGACCGCCGACCGCAAGGAACTGGGCAGCAAGCACGGCATGGACCAGGACGAGTGGCTGGAGCGCCGCCGCCACTCCACGCTGCGCGGCTGGCACGGCGACCACACCGCGCGCATCGACCCGCCCGCCCTGACCCTGCTCCGCGCCGAACGCGTCCCGCCCTACGGCGGCGACACCACCTGGACCAACCTCGCCACCGCCTACGCCGGCCTGTCCGAACCCGTACGCCGCTTCGCCGACGACCTGCGCGCCGAACACCGCCTCGGCGTCGGCTATCTCGCCCGCTCCGGCCCCGACCCCTATCTCCGCCACCTCCAGGACCACCAGGTCGCCTCCGTCCACCCGGTGGTCCGCGTCCACCCCGAGACCGGCGAACGCGTGCTGTACGTCAACCCGTACTACGTCGAGAACATCGTCGACGTGACCCGGGCCGAGAGCAGGCTCCTGCTCGAGATGTTCGTCGAGCAGGTCACGCGCCCCGAGTACACCGTCCGCTTCCGCTGGGAGCCGGGCTCCGTGGCCCTCTGGGACAACCGCGCCACGCTCCACCTCGCCCCCAACGACACCGCCCACCTGGACTTCCCGCGCATCATGCACCGGGTGATGGTCGCCGGGGAGCCGCCCGTCGGTGTGGACGGGACCCCGTCGACGTCGCTGGTGGGCGCGCCGCTGCACGCGAGCGACCGGTAA
- a CDS encoding SpoIIE family protein phosphatase, with translation MPERESWNGNRLGDGLTAAPGGLLDLLRVAALVLGSDGRIVLWSPEAELLLGFSAAEALGENAGRLLVAPENRSRARELFEHVRSGARWAGVFPVRHKDGSMRRVEFRTMQLRDARGDVHALGLATDAQTVRDVERDLALSHTLFHQSPVGIAVFDTDLRWVRVNPSLERINGVPEEAVLGRRVGEALPALDVEAIESRMRQVLRTGEPLLDRQTIGRTAADSEDHAYSESYHRIEDANGRVLGLAMAILDVSERQRAAAEVAKARERLAVIADASVRIGTTLDLRQTARELAEVAVPELADLAAVDVLDSVVDLGGTATTRMDGLLDFRALAVAACCPTHAIEAADPVGELASYDSSRVITQCVREARPILLRRVTAVTMRRIARDDSAAETLRRAGVHSYLAAPLLARGEVLGTLSLSRTVNPRPFDGQDVTLATDLAARAAICIDNSRLYGRERNTALTLQRSLLPQEPPHCADIEVASRYLPAVSEVGGDWFDVLPLKDGKVGLVVGDVMGKGVHAAAIMGQLRTATRALARLDLPPAELLYHLDDIAASLGDSDSMATCLYVVCDPRLHRCELSRAGHLPPVLVDPAGRAELLDVPGAVPLGVGGVPFGSEEHDLTEGTLLALFTDGLVENRGESIDIGLQKLLRLLDGTQLPLEETCDMLLGALHREPDDDVALLLARHSSSQN, from the coding sequence ATGCCTGAGCGAGAGTCCTGGAACGGGAACAGGTTGGGGGACGGCCTCACCGCTGCGCCGGGCGGCCTGCTCGATCTACTGCGGGTTGCCGCCCTGGTCCTGGGCAGCGACGGGCGGATCGTGCTGTGGAGCCCCGAGGCGGAGCTGTTGCTGGGTTTCTCCGCCGCTGAGGCACTGGGCGAGAACGCGGGTCGGCTGCTGGTGGCACCGGAGAACCGGTCACGGGCCCGAGAGCTGTTCGAGCACGTACGCTCAGGTGCGCGCTGGGCGGGAGTCTTTCCGGTACGGCACAAGGACGGCTCCATGCGCCGGGTGGAGTTCCGCACCATGCAACTGCGTGATGCGCGCGGCGACGTTCATGCCCTTGGGCTGGCCACGGACGCCCAAACCGTACGGGACGTGGAGCGGGACCTGGCCCTGTCCCACACCCTGTTCCACCAGTCACCGGTGGGCATCGCGGTGTTCGACACCGATCTGCGGTGGGTGCGCGTCAATCCGTCGCTGGAGCGGATCAACGGCGTGCCCGAGGAGGCCGTGCTGGGCCGCCGCGTCGGCGAGGCGCTGCCGGCGCTGGATGTGGAGGCCATCGAGTCGCGGATGCGTCAGGTCCTGCGGACCGGTGAGCCACTGCTCGATCGGCAGACCATAGGCCGGACGGCCGCGGACAGCGAGGACCACGCCTACTCGGAGTCGTACCACCGGATCGAGGACGCGAACGGGCGGGTGCTGGGCCTGGCGATGGCGATCCTTGACGTCTCCGAGCGGCAGCGGGCGGCGGCCGAGGTCGCGAAGGCACGGGAGCGGCTGGCGGTCATAGCCGACGCCAGTGTTCGCATCGGCACCACGCTGGACCTGCGCCAGACTGCCCGTGAGCTGGCGGAGGTGGCCGTGCCGGAGCTCGCCGACCTCGCGGCGGTCGACGTACTCGACTCGGTGGTCGATCTCGGCGGAACGGCCACGACACGCATGGACGGCCTCCTCGACTTCCGGGCGCTCGCCGTCGCGGCCTGCTGTCCCACCCATGCGATCGAGGCTGCGGATCCGGTCGGCGAACTGGCGTCGTACGACTCATCACGGGTGATCACCCAGTGCGTGCGAGAGGCGCGGCCGATCCTGCTGCGGCGGGTGACCGCCGTGACGATGCGGCGCATCGCCAGAGACGACTCCGCCGCCGAGACGCTCCGGCGGGCCGGGGTCCACTCCTATCTGGCCGCCCCTCTGCTGGCCCGCGGCGAGGTGCTGGGCACACTCAGCCTCTCCCGCACGGTGAACCCCCGGCCGTTCGACGGCCAGGACGTCACGCTCGCCACCGACCTGGCCGCACGCGCCGCCATCTGCATCGACAACTCCCGGCTGTACGGACGTGAGCGCAACACCGCGCTCACCCTCCAGCGCAGCCTGCTCCCCCAGGAGCCGCCGCACTGCGCCGACATCGAGGTCGCCTCCCGCTACCTGCCCGCGGTCAGCGAGGTCGGCGGAGACTGGTTCGACGTACTGCCGCTCAAGGACGGCAAGGTCGGCCTGGTCGTCGGCGACGTGATGGGCAAGGGCGTGCACGCCGCGGCGATCATGGGCCAGCTCCGTACGGCCACCCGCGCCCTCGCCCGGCTGGACCTGCCGCCGGCCGAGCTGCTGTACCACCTCGACGACATCGCCGCCTCGCTCGGTGACTCCGACTCGATGGCCACCTGCCTCTACGTCGTCTGCGACCCACGGCTCCACCGGTGCGAACTCTCCCGCGCAGGCCATCTGCCGCCGGTACTCGTGGACCCGGCCGGCAGAGCCGAACTCCTCGACGTACCCGGCGCAGTGCCGCTCGGTGTCGGGGGCGTGCCGTTCGGCTCCGAGGAGCATGATCTGACGGAAGGAACGCTGCTCGCACTGTTCACGGACGGCCTGGTGGAGAACCGCGGGGAATCAATCGACATCGGACTGCAGAAGCTGCTACGGCTCTTGGACGGCACCCAGCTTCCGCTGGAGGAGACCTGTGACATGCTGCTCGGCGCCTTGCACCGGGAACCGGACGACGATGTGGCACTGCTCCTCGCCCGGCACAGCAGCTCACAGAATTGA
- a CDS encoding ATP-binding cassette domain-containing protein, with protein sequence MSKVTSTDARAAGRGAGDGREGHAADSHDLIRVHGARENNLKDVSIEIPKRRLTVFTGVSGSGKSSLVFDTIAAESQRLINETYSTFVQGFMPTLARPEVDVLDGLTTAISVDQQRMGADPRSTVGTATDANAMLRILFSRLGKPHIGPPSAYSFNTASVRASGAITVEKGAKTKAQKATYERTGGMCNRCEGRGSVSDIDLTQLYDDSKSIAEGAFTIPGWKSDSQWTVGLYAQSGFLDPNKPIRSFTKKEMHDFLYGEPTKVKVNGINLTYEGLIPKIQKSFLSKDKEAMQPHIRAFVERAVTFTTCPECDGTRLSEGARSSKIKRISIADACAMEIRDLAEWVRGIDERSVAPLLAKLRHTLDSFVEIGLGYLALDRPAGTLSGGEAQRVKMIRHLGSSLTDVTYVFDEPTIGLHPHDIQRMNDLLLRLRDKGNTVLVVEHKPEVIAIADHVVDLGPGAGTAGGTVCFEGTVDGLRASDTVTGRHLDDRAGLKETVRKATGALEIRGATANNLRGVDVDIPLGVLTVITGVAGSGKSSLVHGALPRQAGAEGVVSVDQTPIRGSRRSNPATYTGLLDPIRKAFAKVNGVKPALFSANSEGACPTCNGAGVIYTDLAIMQSVATPCEDCEGKRFQPSVLDYHLGGRDISEVLAMSVTEAEEFFGGGEAATPAAHRILDRLADVGLGYLTLGQPLTTLSGGERQRLKLATHMGEKGGDRQVFVLDEPTTGLHLADVEQILGLLDRLVDSGKSVIVIEHHQAVMAHADWIIDLGPGAGHDGGRIVFEGTPADLVKARATLTGEHLAAYVGA encoded by the coding sequence ATGAGCAAGGTCACGAGCACGGACGCGCGGGCCGCCGGGCGGGGCGCGGGCGACGGTCGTGAGGGGCACGCCGCCGACAGCCATGATCTGATCCGTGTGCACGGCGCCCGCGAGAACAACCTCAAGGACGTCAGCATCGAGATCCCGAAGCGCCGTCTGACGGTGTTCACCGGCGTTTCCGGCTCGGGCAAGAGCTCACTGGTGTTCGACACGATCGCCGCCGAGTCGCAGCGGTTGATCAACGAGACCTACAGCACCTTCGTGCAGGGCTTCATGCCGACGCTCGCGCGGCCCGAGGTCGACGTACTGGACGGGCTGACGACCGCGATCAGCGTCGACCAGCAGCGGATGGGCGCCGACCCCCGCTCCACGGTCGGCACCGCCACCGACGCCAACGCGATGCTGCGCATCCTGTTCAGCCGGCTCGGCAAGCCGCACATCGGCCCGCCCAGCGCGTACTCCTTCAACACCGCCTCCGTCCGGGCGAGCGGCGCGATCACCGTCGAGAAGGGCGCCAAGACCAAGGCACAGAAGGCGACTTACGAGCGCACCGGAGGTATGTGCAACCGCTGCGAGGGCCGGGGTTCGGTCTCCGACATCGACCTCACCCAGCTCTACGACGACTCCAAGTCGATCGCGGAGGGCGCGTTCACCATCCCGGGCTGGAAGTCGGACAGTCAGTGGACCGTGGGCCTCTACGCCCAGTCCGGCTTCCTCGACCCGAACAAACCGATCCGCAGCTTCACCAAGAAGGAGATGCACGACTTCCTCTACGGCGAGCCGACCAAGGTCAAGGTCAACGGCATCAACCTCACCTACGAGGGCCTGATCCCCAAGATCCAGAAGTCGTTCCTCTCCAAGGACAAGGAGGCGATGCAGCCGCACATCCGGGCGTTCGTGGAGCGGGCCGTCACCTTCACCACCTGCCCCGAGTGCGACGGCACCCGGCTCAGCGAGGGGGCCCGGTCGTCGAAGATCAAGCGGATCAGCATCGCCGACGCCTGCGCGATGGAGATCCGTGACCTCGCCGAATGGGTCCGCGGCATAGATGAGCGGTCGGTGGCGCCGCTGCTCGCCAAGCTGCGGCACACCCTGGACTCGTTCGTGGAGATCGGCCTCGGCTATCTCGCGCTGGACCGGCCGGCGGGCACGCTGTCGGGCGGTGAGGCCCAGCGCGTCAAGATGATCCGCCACCTCGGCTCCTCGCTCACCGATGTCACCTACGTCTTCGACGAGCCCACCATCGGCCTGCACCCCCATGACATCCAGCGGATGAACGACCTGCTGCTGCGGCTGCGGGACAAGGGCAACACGGTGCTGGTGGTGGAGCACAAGCCGGAGGTGATCGCGATCGCCGACCATGTCGTCGACCTCGGCCCCGGCGCCGGTACGGCGGGCGGCACCGTCTGCTTCGAGGGCACCGTCGACGGGCTGCGGGCGAGCGACACCGTCACCGGCCGCCATCTCGACGACCGGGCCGGCCTCAAGGAGACGGTACGCAAGGCCACGGGCGCCCTGGAGATCCGCGGCGCGACGGCGAACAACCTGCGCGGCGTCGACGTCGACATCCCGCTCGGCGTGCTCACCGTCATCACCGGCGTCGCCGGCTCCGGCAAGAGCTCGCTCGTGCACGGGGCGCTGCCCCGGCAAGCGGGGGCCGAGGGCGTGGTGTCCGTCGACCAGACGCCGATCCGCGGCTCCCGGCGCAGCAACCCGGCGACGTACACCGGACTCCTCGACCCGATCCGCAAGGCCTTCGCCAAGGTCAACGGCGTGAAGCCGGCGCTGTTCAGCGCGAACTCCGAGGGCGCCTGCCCCACCTGCAACGGCGCCGGCGTCATCTACACCGACCTGGCGATCATGCAGAGCGTCGCCACCCCGTGCGAGGACTGCGAGGGGAAGCGGTTCCAGCCGTCGGTGCTCGACTACCACCTCGGCGGCCGGGACATCAGCGAGGTGCTGGCGATGTCGGTGACCGAGGCCGAGGAGTTCTTCGGCGGTGGCGAGGCGGCCACACCGGCCGCGCACCGCATCCTCGACCGCCTCGCCGACGTCGGCCTCGGCTACCTCACCCTCGGCCAGCCCCTCACCACCCTGTCCGGCGGCGAGCGACAGCGGCTCAAGCTGGCCACGCACATGGGCGAAAAGGGCGGCGACCGTCAGGTCTTCGTACTCGACGAGCCGACGACCGGCCTCCACCTCGCCGACGTCGAGCAGATACTCGGCCTCCTCGACCGTCTCGTCGACTCCGGCAAGTCGGTCATCGTCATCGAACACCACCAGGCGGTCATGGCCCACGCCGACTGGATCATCGACCTCGGCCCCGGCGCCGGCCACGACGGCGGCCGGATCGTCTTCGAGGGCACCCCGGCCGACCTGGTCAAGGCCCGCGCCACGCTCACGGGGGAGCACCTGGCGGCGTACGTGGGGGCCTGA